One genomic region from Epinephelus moara isolate mb chromosome 8, YSFRI_EMoa_1.0, whole genome shotgun sequence encodes:
- the arl6ip4 gene encoding ADP-ribosylation factor-like protein 6-interacting protein 4, producing MDRSRSPDRTGREKKHEKKKKRRRSSSSSSSSSSSSSSSSSSRSRSRSSKKAPHKSQDVKTQRKKRRRSSSSSSTTSSSSSSSSSSSDEKSKKRRKSKSKKKKSKKKKAKLKKQRKKEKKKKEKLKKKKEKKTAEVVLPGPAADKPPSYLEVWQSDEGAVELGPVMTDEQKARLSTKRPLTKEEYEARQSVIRRVVDPETGRTRLVRGEGEIIEEIVSREKHKDINKQATKGDGNAFQRKLGINR from the exons ATGGACCGCAGCAGATCACCTGACAGAACCGGCAGAGAGAAGAAACacgagaagaagaagaaacggAGAcgatcctcctcttcttcctcatcctcttcatcatcGTCGTCTTCTTCATCTAGCAGCAGGAGTCGAAGCAGATCGTCAAAGAAAGCACCACACAAAAGTCAAG atgtaaaaacacaaagaaagaagCGCAGGAGaagctcctcttcctcctctactacctcttcctcctcatcatcttcGTCCTCGTCGAGTGACGAAAAGtcaaagaagaggaggaaaagcaaATCCAAGAAAAAGAAgtcgaagaagaagaaggcgaAGCTGaagaaacagaggaagaaggagaagaagaagaaagagaagctgaagaagaagaaggagaagaagacagCAGAGGTGGTGTTGCCTGGTCCTGCGGCAGACAAGCCTCCATCTTACCTGGAGGTGTGGCAGAGTGATGAGGGGGCGGTGGAGCTCGGACCTG TGATGACAGATGAGCAGAAGGCCCGACTCTCCACCAAGAGGCCCCTCACCAAGGAGGAGTACGAGGCCAGACAGAGTGTGATCCGCAGGGTGGTGGACCCAGAAACAGGACGCACCAG attggtgagaggagagggggagatcATAGAGGAGATCGTCAGCcgagaaaaacacaaagacatcaATAAG CAAGCCACCAAGGGAGATGGAAACGCCTTCCAGAGGAAACTGGGAATCAACAGGTAG
- the mthfd2 gene encoding bifunctional methylenetetrahydrofolate dehydrogenase/cyclohydrolase, mitochondrial: protein MAAIRTLRKLCQHTQHQVCKLHTSASRQEAVVISGKKLARQIREEARVDIEKWVSAGHRRPHLSVILVGENPASHSYVLNKTRAAADVGMSSETILKHSDISEEELLDLIYKLNADHRVDGLLVQLPLPDHIDERTVCNAVSPAKDVDGFHVVNVGRMCLDQSTMLPATPWGVWEMIKRTGIPTFGKNVVVAGRSKNVGMPIAMLLHTDGRHERPGGDATVTISHRHTPKEQLRQHTKIADIVVAAAGIPNLITADMIKEGAAVIDVGINRVQDPVTGKSRLVGDVDFEGVRQKAGFITPVPGGVGPMTVAMLMKNTIKAAKNVLLFPPERIRMAAAS from the exons ATGGCAGCGATCAGGACTCTCAGGAAACTGTGCCAACACACTCAGCATCAAGTCTGTAAACTACACACGTCCGCCTCGAG GCAGGAGGCGGTGGTCATCTCAGGAAAGAAACTAGCACGGCAGATTCGAGAGGAGGCCCGGGTCGACATAGAGAAATGGGTTTCAGCCGGCCACAGGAGACCCCACCTGAGTGTGATTCTGGTGGGAGAAAACCCAGCCAGCCACTCCTACGTCCTGAATAAGACACGAGCAGCAGCTGATGTCg GAATGTCTAGTGAGACAATTCTCAAGCATTCAGACATCAGTGAGGAGGAGTTATTGGACCTGATCTACAAACTCAACGCAGACCATCGTGTGGATGGCCTGCTGGTCCAGCTGCCTCTGCCAG ACCACATTGATGAGCGCACAGTCTGTAATGCAGTTTCCCCTGCCAAGGACGTGGACGGCTTCCACGTAGTTAATGTGGGTCGCATGTGCCTGGATCAGTCCACCATGCTGCCTGCCACTCCCTGGGGAGTCTGGGAAATGATTAAGCGCACAG GTATTCCTACTTTTGGGAAGAATGTTGTGGTTGCGGGACGCTCCAAGAATGTGGGCATGCCCATTGCCATGTTACTGCACACAGACGGCCGTCATGAGAGGCCCGGAG GTGATGCCACGGTCACCATTTCTCACCGTCACACTCCAAAGGAGCAACTTCGCCAACACACTAAAATCGCTGATATTGTTGTGGCTGCTGCAG GGATTCCAAACCTCATTACCGCGGACATGATCAAAGAGGGAGCAGCGGTGATTGACGTTGGAATAAACAGAGTACAGGACCCAGTCACCGGAAAGAGCAGACTGGTGGGAGACGTGGATTTTGAAG GCGTGAGACAGAAGGCGGGCTTCATCACTCCTGTCCCCGGAGGTGTGGGACCCATGACCGTGGCCATGCTCATGAAGAACACTATCAAAGCAGCTAAGAACGTCCTGCTGTTCCCTCCGGAGAGGATCCGCATGGCAGCTGCGTCCTAA